The Geobacillus genomosp. 3 genome segment CTTTTCCCCCGCTTCTTCCTGCTCTTTTTCTCCAAAGCTGAACAAGCGCGAAAACGGATGCTTCATCCCCCTACACCACCTTTGGACATACTTGGCCAGCATTCTCTGTTTTGCCCGGCAGAAGCCGCTGCCTGTGGCCGTCTTTGTTTCCCTCGGCACGAGGCGCAAGACGGGAGTCGACACAGCCTTCTTTGCCTTTCCCGCCGCGTCCTCAAAAGGTTACTGAATCGGCTGTTTGCTTGGCGTTCCCGGTTTGCGCGGATATTGAGCCGGCGTCTTTTTCGCTTTGCGGACGAAAATAATCGTCCGTTCCCCTTCCTCAAACGGCAGCGTGAACGTTTCCGCTGCTTTCACTTCCCCGCCGAGCACAGCGATCGCCTTTTTCCCCTCTTTCAACTCTTCGGACGCCGAAGCGGCTTTCATCGCGATGAATGTACCGCCGATTTTCACAAGCGGAAGGCAAAGTTCGGCAAGCACCGGCATGCGCGCCACCGCCCTCGCTGTAACGATGTCGAACGATTCACGCATCTCTTTTTGGCGGGCAAACGTCTCCGCACGGTCGTGATAAAGGGCAATATCGTGAAGCCCTAGTTCTGCGGCAAGATGCTGCAAAAAGCGGATGCGCTTTTGCAGCGAGTCGACGATTGAAACGCGCAAGTGCGGAAAGCAAATTTTAAGCGGGATGCTCGGGAATCCTGCCCCGGCGCCGACGTCACAAAGCGAGAACGGCTTGGAAAAATCGTAATAAAAGGCCGGGGAAACCGAATCAAAAAAATGTTTTACATACACGCCGGGCTTGTCCGTAATGGCGGTCAAATTCATCTTCTCGTTCCATTCGACGAGCAGTTCATAGTAGCGCTCGAACTGCGCAAACGCCTGGGAAGAGAGGGAAATTCCCCTCTCTTCGAGCATGGCTTGAAATTGTGTCGCCTCCATAAGCCAATCCTTTCCCTCATGTTTATTCATTCGACACGCGCGCGATTCTTCCTTGTTCCAAATACACTAATAATATCGAAATATCGGCCGGATTGACGCCGGAAATGC includes the following:
- the rsmG gene encoding 16S rRNA (guanine(527)-N(7))-methyltransferase RsmG, with protein sequence MEATQFQAMLEERGISLSSQAFAQFERYYELLVEWNEKMNLTAITDKPGVYVKHFFDSVSPAFYYDFSKPFSLCDVGAGAGFPSIPLKICFPHLRVSIVDSLQKRIRFLQHLAAELGLHDIALYHDRAETFARQKEMRESFDIVTARAVARMPVLAELCLPLVKIGGTFIAMKAASASEELKEGKKAIAVLGGEVKAAETFTLPFEEGERTIIFVRKAKKTPAQYPRKPGTPSKQPIQ